One window of Pocillopora verrucosa isolate sample1 chromosome 9, ASM3666991v2, whole genome shotgun sequence genomic DNA carries:
- the LOC136283345 gene encoding uncharacterized protein, translated as MSLKDRSFPMSPGTVLSVFCLLLYSAEFIRNETKFNEYERRLKTVEEFMPQDKMTQARTDSPPTEQVIQTTSAELEINRLKRSISHPPPFNNSAGIRKMIEDIVYFTWSICHNKAGLNVCPRGRPGPPGRAGPKGDKGTKGPRGIIGATGRSGKPGKMGPSGVRGEKGIKGDIGPPGIPGIPGIKGESGESLSPPNVTISPPKLIVNETKTASLLCSASGNPAVQITWSKAKGSLPSDRTKVTSNGLMQITDVGLEDAGEYRCEARSILGKNEKTASLVVQSPPQVSLSPGPTYIEIGKNITLPKCHVTSLPPAVITWSKFNDGLAQSRTVVKDGQLTILHAKMADFGSYECKASNILGHDSAWTHLSVFQLPRFTKTPPAWLYVEKRKTISVPCQATGHSQPKITWLKERGNLPVGRSQVSHDGTLQISNTKVEDSGTYICTATSNKVYKAVTEMKLTINGECVPVGVEDSDTIPDAALKASTFYNGNYHPYYGRLNETRGRGAWCPRTKYDRTDYLQVDMGAVLSVCAVATQGAPLVREWTTKYKLHLATDGVTWKTYKESNVEKVFPGNSDQNSVVKHSLTTNVMARYVRFYPVTYYTFPC; from the exons ATGTCTCTTAAAGACCGTTCCTTCCCAATGAGCCCCGGCACAGTTCTGAGCGTTTTCTGTTTGCTTCTTTACTCCGCTGAATTCATTCGAAACGAGACCAAGTTCAATGAGTATGAACGAAGGTTGAAAACTGTGGAGGAATTCATGCCTCAAGATAAAATGACACAAGCGAGGACGGATTCTCCTCCCACTGAACAAG tCATACAAACCACCTCTGCCGAGCTTGAAATCAATCGACTGAAGCGTAGTATTTCACATCCACCACCTTTTAATAATTCAGCTGGGATTAGGAAAATGATAGAGGacattgtttatttcacttgGAGTATTTGCCACAACAAAGCTGGTTTGAATGTTTGTCCTCGTGGCCGGCCAGGACCTCCGGGGAGAGCAGGACCCAAAGGTGACAAAGGAACGAAAGGCCCCCGAGGAATTATAGGAGCTACTGGTCGGAGCGGAAAACCAGGAAAGATGGGACCATCCGGAGTAAGAGGAGAGAAGGGAATTAAAGGAGACATCGGGCCACCCGGTATCCCAGGTATCCCGGGAATTAAAGGGGAATCAGGAGAGTCTCTTTCGCCTCCAAATGTGACAATTTCCCCGCCAAAACTAATTGTCAACGAAACCAAGACGGCCTCGCTTCTATGCTCTGCTTCTGGAAATCCCGCTGTTCAAATAACTTGGTCAAAAGCCAAGGGATCGTTGCCTAGCGATCGGACCAAAGTGACATCAAATGGCCTGATGCAGATCACTGATGTCGGCTTAGAAGATGCGGGCGAATACAGATGCGAGGCGCGAAGTATActgggaaagaatgaaaaaactgCAAGTCTTGTTGTTCAAT CTCCACCCCAAGTTTCACTTTCTCCGGGCCCAACCTACATTGAAATAGGAAAGAACATCACTCTACCAAAATGTCACGTGACAAGCCTTCCACCAGCAGTGATCACGTGGTCCAAATTTAATGATGGCTTAGCGCAGTCTAGGACTGTTGTGAAAGATGGACAGCTGACTATATTACATGCGAAAATGGCAGACTTTGGTTCATACGAATGTAAAGCGTCAAACATTTTAGGACATGACTCAGCTTGGACTCACCTAAGTGTCTTTCAGCTGCCGCGTTTTACAAAAACACCACCTGCATGGCTTTATGTTGAAAAGAGGAAAACCATTTCAGTCCCCTGTCAGGCTACTGGTCACTCTCAACCAAAAATCACGTGGTTAAAAGAGAGAGGCAATCTTCCTGTGGGCAGATCACAAGTCAGTCATGATGGAACACTTCAAATCAGTAACACAAAAGTGGAAGACTCAGGCACTTATATCTGTACAGCAACATCTAACAAAGTATATAAGGCGGTCACTGAAATGAAATTGACTATTAATGGTG AATGTGTTCCAGTTGGGGTGGAGGACAGTGACACAATTCCAGATGCCGCACTTAAAGCAAGCACATTCTATAATGGAAATTATCATCCATACTACGGCCGACTAAATGAAACCAGGGGAAGGGGAGCATGGTGTCCTCGGACTAAATACGATAGAACAGACTATCTTCAAGTTGATATGGGTGCAGTGCTTTCCGTTTGTGCCGTGGCTACCCAAGGAGCACCGCTTGTTCGCGAATGGACCACCAAGTACAAATTGCATCTAGCCACAGACGGTGTAACTTGGAAAACTTACAAGGAATCAAATGTTGAAAAG GTGTTCCCAGGAAACTCAGACCAAAACAGCGTCGTAAAACATTCCCTCACTACTAACGTCATGGCCAGATACGTTCGTTTCTATCCCGTCACGTACTACACGTTTCCATGTTAA